The Pseudomonas sp. MH9.2 genomic interval CGCCGGGAAAAAAGTCCCGGAGATCTGTGCATGGCCAATGCTGGCGCCTTCCAGTGCGGTGTGACGCAGGTCCACTCCGCGTAGATCGGCTGCACGAAAATAGGCATCCGTGAAATCGACACCGGTGGCGTCCAGCCTGCGTAGATCAAGACCGCGGAAATCTCCGCCGACAAGATCGACGGTACCCGTTTTTGGCTTCTGTTCATTGAAGGCCGTGATGTCGTCTTGGTGCAGAAGAGCGTAGAGCGGGGAGTCGAGCTGTTTAGGCTGGCTCATGGGGGCATCTCCTGTTGGAATTGTGGCGCCAGTATAATGCCACTATTTTTGTGCCGTGAAGCATTAACTGCATCACGGCACAAAGTATCGCTTACAGCCCCGGCAGGCGCTGGCGGATATGGGCAACCAGACCATCAAGATCGCTGCTGTTGTTGGTCTCGACGCGTTTGCTGCGCAGAATCTCATCAGCGCCCAAGGCTTCACGATGGGCCTGTTGAG includes:
- a CDS encoding pentapeptide repeat-containing protein; amino-acid sequence: MSQPKQLDSPLYALLHQDDITAFNEQKPKTGTVDLVGGDFRGLDLRRLDATGVDFTDAYFRAADLRGVDLRHTALEGASIGHAQISGTFFPAELTADEILMSVNFGTRLRYRTK